A region of Vigna radiata var. radiata cultivar VC1973A chromosome 10, Vradiata_ver6, whole genome shotgun sequence DNA encodes the following proteins:
- the LOC106775933 gene encoding SAC3 family protein B isoform X2, whose translation MSSYLGFGKASGPSAPPKSDSPYSFGFTHPSPIPPTSSPVPAFSSQSTPRSIDSSSWSDEQKIFYKNLETHTPQRPSPATTFIASRDSTTGLTARTSGFPNPERRSPPISYADVEDLGNSDQPVTINKPSLSPPRLGSTSNVPRIVPHSQIHQKSDPFNVPEATVSKPMNSTASKRTRSPASSFAANETLEGNSISSEDNSEREILAKAKRLARFKVELSRSEQNNADIPDQKAFASRPEQSVLESKYVRGHLVDSASNFSSAHVVADNEVLETSNVIIGLCPDMCPESERGERERKGDLDQYERVDGDRNVTSRLLAVKKYTRTAEREASLIRPMPILKNTIDYLLTLLDQPYDERFLGVYNFLWDRMRAIRMDLRMQHIFNQGAITMLEQMIKLHIIAMHELCDYTKGEGFSEGFDAHLNIEQMNKTSVELFQMYDDHRKKGMNIQTEKEFRGYYALLKLDKHPGYKVEPAELSLEIAKMTPEIRQTPEVLFARSVARACRTSNFIAFFRLARKATYLQACLMHAHFAKLRTQALASLHSGLQNNQGIPVAHVANWLAMEDEGIEGLLEYHGFLLKIFEEPYMVKEGPFLNVDVDYPTKCSKLVHKKRSGRIIEDISLSIQAESPHVETMKEIQTRKPEPQVASPVKNDSSVQKPDEEIPDAVASYSPEVSGKAFKDVPDSPKDKNISGRRPSPLSSPFPNISPEQKLPRFGVFNGTNSDLIARGSPNRNFQFSVEQRPLEIMPKAAPTESSLGFSFSMPPPVSHAVFKDEPLIIHQEHEDEINEFSENCLDEEIAEAKLKLFLRLWRRRASKLRMLREERQLASNAALDSMPLGPPIQHYIDRPGNFDKFDIDVAMRERYEKQEKSWSRLNVSDVVASTLGRRNPDAKCLCWKIILCSQMNTGYEMGAAGTWLTSKFMPSSDEDVVFSSPGLVIWRKWISNQSGINPSCCLSVVRDTAFGSLDEAVSGAGAVMFLVSDSISWELQRSHLHTLLMSIPSGACLPLLILCRSYDERFSSAITNELGLQNIDKLKISNFLLVFLYENQRMEHLSGFFSDTRLREGLEWLACESPLQPNIGCVKTRELVYAHLNSFPGGQGIAINSNLGPNDCISLFNEALDRSIKEITATASSNPTGWPCPEIGLLDKFCDEDRVVKMCLPTLGWSSNEKTEPIIRALQNCKLPAFPGDLSWLARGSKVGQETEHQRKQLENCLIQYLTHTSKTMGIALATKEACVTMQSCARLELRGSNYHVIPHWGMIFRRIFNWRLMGLSSREISMAYISERHHVALPNVSPETWLSYYPDTSLDEIISVSCNTPLPIKHQPLQRLPRMVSNDVFHETVNQTDSENNLPLDKSPTMDSATTFSNPKPNREADKLSKLLEQCNLLQDSIDKKLFVYY comes from the exons atgtcGTCGTATTTGGGATTCGGGAAGGCTTCAGGACCCAGTGCACCTCCCAAATCCGACTCTCCATACTCTTTTGGTTTCACCCACCCCTCTCCTATCCCTCCCACTTCTTCACCTGTTCCTGCTTTTTCGTCACAATCCACGCCCAG ATCCATTGATTCTTCCAGTTGGAGTGATGAGCAgaaaatattctataaaaatTTGGAGACCCATACCCCTCAAAGGCCTTCCCCAGCCACAACATTTATTGCTTCTCGTGATTCCACTACTGGTCTTACAGCCAGAACTTCAGGATTTCCAAATCCGGAGAGAAGATCGCCTCCTATATCTTATGCAGATGTTGAAGATTTGGGGAATTCTGATCAACCTGTCACGATAAATAA GCCTTCTTTGTCTCCTCCTAGACTGGGAAGCACGTCAAATGTTCCAAGGATTGTCCCTCATTCTCAAATTCACCAGAAATCTGATCCGTTTAATGTTCCTGAAGCCACTGTAAGCAAACCCATGAACTCCACTGCTTCTAAAAGAACAAGATCACCTGCTTCGTCATTTGCAGCCAATGAAACCCTTGAAGGAAACTCAATTTCCTCTGAAGACAACTCTGAACG TGAAATTTTAGCCAAGGCCAAGCGTTTAGCCCGGTTCAAAGTAGAGCTAAGCAGATCTGAGCAAAATAATGCTGATATTCCCGACCAGAAGGCATTTGCTAGTAGACCTGAACAGTCTGTGTTGGAGTCGAAATATGTGAGGGGGCATTTAGTGGATTCAGCTAGCAACTTTAGCAGTGCCCATGTTGTTGCTGATAATGAAGTCTTGGAAACATCCAATGTAATTATTGGCTTATGTCCAGATATGTGTCCTG AGTCAGAAAGGGGAGAGCGTGAAAGAAAAGGGGATCTTGACCAATATGAACGTGTGGATGGGGATAGAAATGTAACTAGCAGACTTCTTGCAGTTAAGAAG TATACTAGAACAGCTGAGAGGGAAGCCAGTTTGATCCGGCCTATGCCCATCCTGAAGAATACAATTGATTATCTACTGACATTGCTAGATCAGCCTTATGATGAGAGGTTTCTTGGCGTGTATAACTTCTTGTGGGATAGGATGAGAGCAATTCGGATGGACCTGAGAATGCAGCACATTTTCAATCAAGGGGCTATTACTATGCTGGAGCAGATG ATAAAATTACATATCATTGCAATGCATGAATTATGTGATTACACTAAGGGAGAAGGATTTTCAGAGGGCTTTGATGCTCATCTCAATATTGAGCAGATGAACAAAACTTCAGTTGAACTGTTCCAGATGTATGATGATCATAGAAAGAAAGGAATGAATATTCAGACTGAAAAAGAGTTTCGAGGCTATTATGCTCTTCTTAAATTGGATAAGCACCCTGGTTATAAA GTTGAACCTGCCGAACTCTCCCTTGAAATTGCTAAGATGACTCCAGAGATAAGGCAGACTCCGGAAGTTCTATTTGCTCGCAGTGTAGCAAG AGCATGCCGAACTAGTAATTTTATTGCCTTCTTTCGGCTTGCAAGAAAAGCAACTTATCTTCAAGCATGTCTAATGCATGCTCACTTTGCAAAG TTACGTACCCAGGCACTTGCTTCTCTACATTCTGGCCTACAGAATAACCAAGGAATCCCTGTTGCTCATGTTGCCAACTGGCTTGCTATGGAG GATGAAGGCATAGAGGGCCTCTTGGAGTACCACGGATTCttgctaaaaatatttgaagaacCTTACATGGTGAAGGAAGGTCCATTTCTCAATGTTGATGTTGACTATCCCACCAAGTGTTCAAAACTTGTGCATAAGAAAAGGTCTGGAAGGATAATTGAAGATATTTCACTCTCGATTCAAGCAGAATCACCACATGTTGAGACTATGAAAGAGATTCAGACGAGGAAGCCTGAACCACAGGTAGCTTCACCTGTTAAAAATGATAGTTCTGTCCAGAAGCCTGATGAGGAAATTCCAGACGCGGTGGCTAGTTACTCCCCTGAGGTATCGGGAAAGGCATTTAAGGATGTTCCAGACAGtccaaaagataaaaatatctcTGGTCGTCGTCCATCACCGCTGAGCTCTCCTTTTCCTAATATTAGTCCTGAACAAAAGCTTCCTAGATTTGGTGTTTTCAATGGTACCAATTCAGATTTGATTGCTAGAGGCTCTCCAAATAGAAACTTTCAGTTTAGTGTTGAACAAAGGCCATTGGAGATTATGCCAAAAGCAGCTCCAACAGAAAGTTCATTaggttttagtttttcaatGCCACCTCCTGTGTCCCACGCTGTATTCAAGGATGAGCCTCTGATTATTCACCAAGAGCatgaagatgaaattaatgaatttaGTGAAAATTGTCTAGATGAAGAAATTGCTGAGGCCAAGCTGAAGTTGTTCTTAAG GTTATGGAGGAGGAGAGCATCAAAATTAAGAATGTTACGTGAAGAAAGGCAATTAGCATCAAATGCTGCACTAGACTCTATGCCGTTGGGTCCCCCAATTCAACATTATATAGAT CGACCTGGCAACTTTGATAAGTTTGACATTGATGTAGCTATGAGGGAGAGATATGAAAAACAGGAGAAATCATGGTCAAGACTTAATGTTTCTGATGTAGTTGCCAGTACATTAGGCAGAAGAAATCCAGATGCTAAATGCTTGTGCTGGAAAATTATTCTATGCTCTCAGATGAACACTGGATATGAAATGGGGGCAGCAGGCACTTGGTTGACCTCAAAGTTCATGccttcaagtgatgaagatgtggTTTTTTCATCGCCTGGCTTGGTAATATGGAGGAAATGGATTTCTAATCAATCTGGCATCAATCCTTCCTGCTGCCTCTCTGTAGTTAGGGATACAGCATTTGGTAGTCTAGATGAGGCAGTATCTGGGGCAGGTGCTGTTATGTTTCTTGTGTCTGACAGCATCTCATGGGAGCTTCAGAGGTCTCATCTTCATACTCTTCTGATGTCAATTCCATCTGGGGCCTGCTTGCCTCTTCTGATTCTATGCCGCTCATACGATGAAAGGTTCTCTTCTGCTATAACTAATGAGCTGGGCCTTCAAAACATTGATAAATTGAAGATCAGTAACTTTCTGCTTGTTTTCCTGTACGAAAACCAACGGATGGAACACTTGAGTGGATTTTTCAGTGATACACGATTAAGGGAAGGACTGGAATGGCTGGCATGTGAATCACCCTTGCAACCCAACATTGGCTGTGTGAAAACACGAGAACTTGTTTACGCCCATCTTAATTCCTTCCCAGGTGGGCAGGGCATTGCCATCAACTCCAACTTGGGGCCTAATGACTGCATCTCATTGTTCAATGAAGCCTTAGATCGCTCAATAAAGGAAATTACTGCTACTGCCAGTTCAAATCCCACTGGTTGGCCTTGTCCAGAAATTGGTTTACTTGACAAGTTTTGTGATGAAGATAGAGTAGTAAAAATGTGCTTGCCGACTTTGGGATGGAGCTCAAACGAGAAAACTGAACCAATTATTCGTGCTTTGCAAAACTGTAAGCTCCCTGCTTTTCCTGGTGATTTATCCTGGTTAGCCAGAGGTTCTAAAGTTGGACAGGAGACAGAGCACCAGAGAAAACAGCTTGAGAATTGCTTGATCCAGTACTTGACTCATACTAGCAAGACTATGGGAATTGCTTTGGCAACAAAAGAGGCTTGTGTCACAATGCAAAGCTGCGCCAGGCTTGAGCTACGTGGCTCAAATTACCATGTAATTCCTCACTGGGGTATGATTTTTCGTAGAATTTTCAACTGGCGTTTAATGGGTTTATCTAGCAGGGAAATCTCCATGGCTTACATCTCAGAACGTCACCATGTTGCTCTTCCAAATGTGAGTCCTGAAACATGGCTTTCTTATTATCCAGACACTTCTTTAGATGAAATAATCAGTGTGAGCTGCAACACTCCTCTTCCCATTAAGCATCAACCACTTCAACGTCTTCCAAGGATGGTTTCAAATGATGTATTCCATGAAACTGTTAACCAGACAGATTCTGAAAACAATCTTCCGCTTGATAAATCACCTACCATGGATTCAGCTACAACATTTTCTAATCCCAAACCAAATAGAGAAGCTGACAAGTTAAGCAAGCTATTGGAGCAATGTAACTTGCTGCAGGATAGCATAGATAAGAAGCTTTTTGTATACTACTAA
- the LOC106775933 gene encoding SAC3 family protein B isoform X1 translates to MSSYLGFGKASGPSAPPKSDSPYSFGFTHPSPIPPTSSPVPAFSSQSTPRSIDSSSWSDEQKIFYKNLETHTPQRPSPATTFIASRDSTTGLTARTSGFPNPERRSPPISYADVEDLGNSDQPVTINKGSFFRPSLSPPRLGSTSNVPRIVPHSQIHQKSDPFNVPEATVSKPMNSTASKRTRSPASSFAANETLEGNSISSEDNSEREILAKAKRLARFKVELSRSEQNNADIPDQKAFASRPEQSVLESKYVRGHLVDSASNFSSAHVVADNEVLETSNVIIGLCPDMCPESERGERERKGDLDQYERVDGDRNVTSRLLAVKKYTRTAEREASLIRPMPILKNTIDYLLTLLDQPYDERFLGVYNFLWDRMRAIRMDLRMQHIFNQGAITMLEQMIKLHIIAMHELCDYTKGEGFSEGFDAHLNIEQMNKTSVELFQMYDDHRKKGMNIQTEKEFRGYYALLKLDKHPGYKVEPAELSLEIAKMTPEIRQTPEVLFARSVARACRTSNFIAFFRLARKATYLQACLMHAHFAKLRTQALASLHSGLQNNQGIPVAHVANWLAMEDEGIEGLLEYHGFLLKIFEEPYMVKEGPFLNVDVDYPTKCSKLVHKKRSGRIIEDISLSIQAESPHVETMKEIQTRKPEPQVASPVKNDSSVQKPDEEIPDAVASYSPEVSGKAFKDVPDSPKDKNISGRRPSPLSSPFPNISPEQKLPRFGVFNGTNSDLIARGSPNRNFQFSVEQRPLEIMPKAAPTESSLGFSFSMPPPVSHAVFKDEPLIIHQEHEDEINEFSENCLDEEIAEAKLKLFLRLWRRRASKLRMLREERQLASNAALDSMPLGPPIQHYIDRPGNFDKFDIDVAMRERYEKQEKSWSRLNVSDVVASTLGRRNPDAKCLCWKIILCSQMNTGYEMGAAGTWLTSKFMPSSDEDVVFSSPGLVIWRKWISNQSGINPSCCLSVVRDTAFGSLDEAVSGAGAVMFLVSDSISWELQRSHLHTLLMSIPSGACLPLLILCRSYDERFSSAITNELGLQNIDKLKISNFLLVFLYENQRMEHLSGFFSDTRLREGLEWLACESPLQPNIGCVKTRELVYAHLNSFPGGQGIAINSNLGPNDCISLFNEALDRSIKEITATASSNPTGWPCPEIGLLDKFCDEDRVVKMCLPTLGWSSNEKTEPIIRALQNCKLPAFPGDLSWLARGSKVGQETEHQRKQLENCLIQYLTHTSKTMGIALATKEACVTMQSCARLELRGSNYHVIPHWGMIFRRIFNWRLMGLSSREISMAYISERHHVALPNVSPETWLSYYPDTSLDEIISVSCNTPLPIKHQPLQRLPRMVSNDVFHETVNQTDSENNLPLDKSPTMDSATTFSNPKPNREADKLSKLLEQCNLLQDSIDKKLFVYY, encoded by the exons atgtcGTCGTATTTGGGATTCGGGAAGGCTTCAGGACCCAGTGCACCTCCCAAATCCGACTCTCCATACTCTTTTGGTTTCACCCACCCCTCTCCTATCCCTCCCACTTCTTCACCTGTTCCTGCTTTTTCGTCACAATCCACGCCCAG ATCCATTGATTCTTCCAGTTGGAGTGATGAGCAgaaaatattctataaaaatTTGGAGACCCATACCCCTCAAAGGCCTTCCCCAGCCACAACATTTATTGCTTCTCGTGATTCCACTACTGGTCTTACAGCCAGAACTTCAGGATTTCCAAATCCGGAGAGAAGATCGCCTCCTATATCTTATGCAGATGTTGAAGATTTGGGGAATTCTGATCAACCTGTCACGATAAATAA AGGTTCATTTTTCAGGCCTTCTTTGTCTCCTCCTAGACTGGGAAGCACGTCAAATGTTCCAAGGATTGTCCCTCATTCTCAAATTCACCAGAAATCTGATCCGTTTAATGTTCCTGAAGCCACTGTAAGCAAACCCATGAACTCCACTGCTTCTAAAAGAACAAGATCACCTGCTTCGTCATTTGCAGCCAATGAAACCCTTGAAGGAAACTCAATTTCCTCTGAAGACAACTCTGAACG TGAAATTTTAGCCAAGGCCAAGCGTTTAGCCCGGTTCAAAGTAGAGCTAAGCAGATCTGAGCAAAATAATGCTGATATTCCCGACCAGAAGGCATTTGCTAGTAGACCTGAACAGTCTGTGTTGGAGTCGAAATATGTGAGGGGGCATTTAGTGGATTCAGCTAGCAACTTTAGCAGTGCCCATGTTGTTGCTGATAATGAAGTCTTGGAAACATCCAATGTAATTATTGGCTTATGTCCAGATATGTGTCCTG AGTCAGAAAGGGGAGAGCGTGAAAGAAAAGGGGATCTTGACCAATATGAACGTGTGGATGGGGATAGAAATGTAACTAGCAGACTTCTTGCAGTTAAGAAG TATACTAGAACAGCTGAGAGGGAAGCCAGTTTGATCCGGCCTATGCCCATCCTGAAGAATACAATTGATTATCTACTGACATTGCTAGATCAGCCTTATGATGAGAGGTTTCTTGGCGTGTATAACTTCTTGTGGGATAGGATGAGAGCAATTCGGATGGACCTGAGAATGCAGCACATTTTCAATCAAGGGGCTATTACTATGCTGGAGCAGATG ATAAAATTACATATCATTGCAATGCATGAATTATGTGATTACACTAAGGGAGAAGGATTTTCAGAGGGCTTTGATGCTCATCTCAATATTGAGCAGATGAACAAAACTTCAGTTGAACTGTTCCAGATGTATGATGATCATAGAAAGAAAGGAATGAATATTCAGACTGAAAAAGAGTTTCGAGGCTATTATGCTCTTCTTAAATTGGATAAGCACCCTGGTTATAAA GTTGAACCTGCCGAACTCTCCCTTGAAATTGCTAAGATGACTCCAGAGATAAGGCAGACTCCGGAAGTTCTATTTGCTCGCAGTGTAGCAAG AGCATGCCGAACTAGTAATTTTATTGCCTTCTTTCGGCTTGCAAGAAAAGCAACTTATCTTCAAGCATGTCTAATGCATGCTCACTTTGCAAAG TTACGTACCCAGGCACTTGCTTCTCTACATTCTGGCCTACAGAATAACCAAGGAATCCCTGTTGCTCATGTTGCCAACTGGCTTGCTATGGAG GATGAAGGCATAGAGGGCCTCTTGGAGTACCACGGATTCttgctaaaaatatttgaagaacCTTACATGGTGAAGGAAGGTCCATTTCTCAATGTTGATGTTGACTATCCCACCAAGTGTTCAAAACTTGTGCATAAGAAAAGGTCTGGAAGGATAATTGAAGATATTTCACTCTCGATTCAAGCAGAATCACCACATGTTGAGACTATGAAAGAGATTCAGACGAGGAAGCCTGAACCACAGGTAGCTTCACCTGTTAAAAATGATAGTTCTGTCCAGAAGCCTGATGAGGAAATTCCAGACGCGGTGGCTAGTTACTCCCCTGAGGTATCGGGAAAGGCATTTAAGGATGTTCCAGACAGtccaaaagataaaaatatctcTGGTCGTCGTCCATCACCGCTGAGCTCTCCTTTTCCTAATATTAGTCCTGAACAAAAGCTTCCTAGATTTGGTGTTTTCAATGGTACCAATTCAGATTTGATTGCTAGAGGCTCTCCAAATAGAAACTTTCAGTTTAGTGTTGAACAAAGGCCATTGGAGATTATGCCAAAAGCAGCTCCAACAGAAAGTTCATTaggttttagtttttcaatGCCACCTCCTGTGTCCCACGCTGTATTCAAGGATGAGCCTCTGATTATTCACCAAGAGCatgaagatgaaattaatgaatttaGTGAAAATTGTCTAGATGAAGAAATTGCTGAGGCCAAGCTGAAGTTGTTCTTAAG GTTATGGAGGAGGAGAGCATCAAAATTAAGAATGTTACGTGAAGAAAGGCAATTAGCATCAAATGCTGCACTAGACTCTATGCCGTTGGGTCCCCCAATTCAACATTATATAGAT CGACCTGGCAACTTTGATAAGTTTGACATTGATGTAGCTATGAGGGAGAGATATGAAAAACAGGAGAAATCATGGTCAAGACTTAATGTTTCTGATGTAGTTGCCAGTACATTAGGCAGAAGAAATCCAGATGCTAAATGCTTGTGCTGGAAAATTATTCTATGCTCTCAGATGAACACTGGATATGAAATGGGGGCAGCAGGCACTTGGTTGACCTCAAAGTTCATGccttcaagtgatgaagatgtggTTTTTTCATCGCCTGGCTTGGTAATATGGAGGAAATGGATTTCTAATCAATCTGGCATCAATCCTTCCTGCTGCCTCTCTGTAGTTAGGGATACAGCATTTGGTAGTCTAGATGAGGCAGTATCTGGGGCAGGTGCTGTTATGTTTCTTGTGTCTGACAGCATCTCATGGGAGCTTCAGAGGTCTCATCTTCATACTCTTCTGATGTCAATTCCATCTGGGGCCTGCTTGCCTCTTCTGATTCTATGCCGCTCATACGATGAAAGGTTCTCTTCTGCTATAACTAATGAGCTGGGCCTTCAAAACATTGATAAATTGAAGATCAGTAACTTTCTGCTTGTTTTCCTGTACGAAAACCAACGGATGGAACACTTGAGTGGATTTTTCAGTGATACACGATTAAGGGAAGGACTGGAATGGCTGGCATGTGAATCACCCTTGCAACCCAACATTGGCTGTGTGAAAACACGAGAACTTGTTTACGCCCATCTTAATTCCTTCCCAGGTGGGCAGGGCATTGCCATCAACTCCAACTTGGGGCCTAATGACTGCATCTCATTGTTCAATGAAGCCTTAGATCGCTCAATAAAGGAAATTACTGCTACTGCCAGTTCAAATCCCACTGGTTGGCCTTGTCCAGAAATTGGTTTACTTGACAAGTTTTGTGATGAAGATAGAGTAGTAAAAATGTGCTTGCCGACTTTGGGATGGAGCTCAAACGAGAAAACTGAACCAATTATTCGTGCTTTGCAAAACTGTAAGCTCCCTGCTTTTCCTGGTGATTTATCCTGGTTAGCCAGAGGTTCTAAAGTTGGACAGGAGACAGAGCACCAGAGAAAACAGCTTGAGAATTGCTTGATCCAGTACTTGACTCATACTAGCAAGACTATGGGAATTGCTTTGGCAACAAAAGAGGCTTGTGTCACAATGCAAAGCTGCGCCAGGCTTGAGCTACGTGGCTCAAATTACCATGTAATTCCTCACTGGGGTATGATTTTTCGTAGAATTTTCAACTGGCGTTTAATGGGTTTATCTAGCAGGGAAATCTCCATGGCTTACATCTCAGAACGTCACCATGTTGCTCTTCCAAATGTGAGTCCTGAAACATGGCTTTCTTATTATCCAGACACTTCTTTAGATGAAATAATCAGTGTGAGCTGCAACACTCCTCTTCCCATTAAGCATCAACCACTTCAACGTCTTCCAAGGATGGTTTCAAATGATGTATTCCATGAAACTGTTAACCAGACAGATTCTGAAAACAATCTTCCGCTTGATAAATCACCTACCATGGATTCAGCTACAACATTTTCTAATCCCAAACCAAATAGAGAAGCTGACAAGTTAAGCAAGCTATTGGAGCAATGTAACTTGCTGCAGGATAGCATAGATAAGAAGCTTTTTGTATACTACTAA